Proteins encoded by one window of Gammaproteobacteria bacterium:
- a CDS encoding NfeD family protein has product MDLLTQLETHWYWFGLSFVLLALEAIFGSFRYLAVSVAASAMGGLTYLYTHVGLPAQLLFFALGSGVFIWIARSIVNERTTKIARLQQIYASKAYVGREFTLTSPIIEQRGSLDIDDYCWRLTGDDSPEGAKVRVVEMGEGWLKVEPVA; this is encoded by the coding sequence ATGGATCTGTTAACTCAATTGGAAACACACTGGTACTGGTTTGGCCTGTCGTTTGTGTTGCTGGCGTTAGAGGCCATATTTGGCAGCTTTCGTTACCTGGCCGTCAGTGTTGCGGCCAGCGCCATGGGTGGGTTGACCTATCTCTATACCCACGTCGGGCTACCGGCGCAGCTGTTGTTTTTTGCTTTGGGCTCCGGTGTGTTTATCTGGATCGCCCGTTCCATTGTCAACGAGCGGACGACCAAGATTGCGCGGTTGCAACAAATCTATGCCAGCAAGGCCTATGTTGGCCGCGAATTTACCCTGACTTCACCCATCATTGAGCAGCGCGGTAGTCTCGACATCGATGATTATTGCTGGCGGTTAACGGGTGATGATAGCCCAGAAGGCGCCAAGGTCAGGGTGGTGGAAATGGGAGAAGGCTGGTTGAAAGTGGAACCGGTCGCGTAG
- a CDS encoding class I SAM-dependent methyltransferase gives MNESDAARQKWDGHYRDAADVPAMRVVAENLHLAPTQGRGLELACGLAGNAFLLAEHGLQMDAWDISPVAIERVNREAQRRGLVVHGAARDVMQQPLVPQSYDVIVATHFLERVLAPQICAALRPGGLLFYQTFTRTRISEGGPKKDEWRLADGELLQLFSELRVLVYREEGLVGNVQRGLRNEALLVAQKL, from the coding sequence ATGAACGAATCAGACGCAGCGCGGCAGAAGTGGGATGGCCATTATCGTGATGCGGCGGATGTGCCGGCGATGCGAGTGGTGGCGGAAAATTTACATCTTGCACCTACGCAGGGACGAGGCCTGGAGTTGGCCTGTGGTCTGGCGGGTAACGCCTTTTTGTTGGCTGAACATGGATTGCAGATGGACGCCTGGGATATTTCACCGGTGGCAATCGAGCGCGTCAATCGCGAAGCGCAGCGTCGAGGTCTGGTCGTCCATGGCGCGGCGCGTGATGTGATGCAGCAGCCATTAGTACCGCAGAGTTATGATGTCATCGTGGCGACGCATTTTCTGGAAAGAGTACTGGCGCCGCAAATCTGCGCCGCGTTGCGTCCGGGTGGTTTGTTGTTTTATCAAACCTTCACCCGAACCCGTATTTCAGAAGGTGGGCCGAAAAAGGATGAATGGCGTCTGGCCGACGGCGAGTTGCTGCAACTATTTTCCGAGTTACGGGTGTTGGTGTATCGCGAGGAAGGTCTGGTGGGGAATGTACAGCGTGGCTTGCGTAATGAGGCGTTGCTTGTGGCGCAGAAGCTATAG
- the plsY gene encoding glycerol-3-phosphate 1-O-acyltransferase PlsY gives MLDIGLTVFAYLLGSISTGVIVSKLMNLPDPRHEGSGNPGATNVLRLGGKKAAAITLAGDMLKGLIPVLIARALGAEDHILAAIGLAAFLGHLYPVFFGFHGGKGVATALGVLLGISWPVALAVIGTWLLMAKLFKISSLSAITAAVMAPVFMWRLEDSAVFMTLALVLSTLLIWRHRGNIKRLLEGSEGKIK, from the coding sequence ATGCTTGATATTGGCCTGACTGTATTCGCTTATCTACTGGGTTCGATCTCCACCGGCGTCATCGTCTCGAAGCTGATGAACCTGCCCGATCCACGCCACGAGGGTTCCGGCAATCCCGGCGCCACCAATGTGCTGCGTCTGGGCGGCAAGAAGGCAGCGGCGATTACACTGGCGGGCGACATGCTCAAGGGGCTGATTCCGGTACTGATCGCGCGCGCCCTTGGCGCCGAGGATCACATCCTGGCGGCCATCGGTCTGGCCGCGTTTCTCGGTCACCTCTACCCGGTGTTTTTTGGCTTTCACGGCGGCAAGGGTGTGGCGACCGCGCTCGGCGTCCTGCTCGGCATCTCCTGGCCGGTGGCGCTGGCGGTCATCGGTACCTGGCTGTTGATGGCCAAGCTGTTCAAAATTTCATCGCTGTCGGCGATTACCGCTGCCGTCATGGCCCCGGTATTCATGTGGCGCCTGGAAGATTCGGCGGTGTTTATGACCCTGGCGCTGGTGCTTTCAACACTGTTGATCTGGCGTCATCGCGGCAATATCAAGCGACTGCTGGAAGGCAGTGAAGGCAAGATCAAATAG
- a CDS encoding lysophospholipid acyltransferase family protein — translation MRIVLIRMLLRIMSWLPLPLAHAMGVALGWALFLVDNSQRRTAKINLELCFPEWDAATQRHQLRRVLIEISKTFMESGIVWFCGQQRLQRLVRETVGEALITDGLRQGKGVLLISPHLGNWEMTGLYFSGRYPMTSLYRPPRQAAIDEIIRSSRQRFGAHLVPTNAQGVRALYQAMAQNHLVGILPDQDPRESGGVFAPFFGIQANTMTLVSRLAQKSGAVVICTYAERLSWGRGFRIHVRAVDESVHAKDLTISVSAVNQAMEAAVRHIPKQYQWGYQRFRSRPEGEKEIY, via the coding sequence ATGCGAATCGTCCTCATCCGCATGCTATTGCGTATCATGTCCTGGCTACCGCTGCCGCTGGCCCATGCCATGGGTGTGGCGCTGGGATGGGCGCTCTTTCTCGTCGACAATAGCCAGCGCCGTACGGCAAAAATTAACCTCGAGCTGTGTTTCCCGGAATGGGATGCCGCAACACAACGTCACCAATTGCGGCGGGTGTTGATCGAAATCAGCAAAACCTTCATGGAAAGTGGCATCGTCTGGTTCTGTGGTCAGCAGCGCCTGCAACGTCTGGTGCGCGAAACGGTGGGTGAAGCGTTGATTACGGATGGCCTGCGTCAGGGCAAAGGCGTACTGCTGATCTCACCACACCTTGGCAACTGGGAAATGACCGGCCTGTATTTCTCCGGCCGCTATCCGATGACCAGCCTCTATCGGCCGCCACGCCAAGCGGCGATCGATGAAATCATTCGCAGCTCACGGCAGCGCTTTGGCGCGCACCTCGTCCCGACCAATGCCCAAGGGGTACGCGCGCTATATCAAGCGATGGCGCAAAATCATTTGGTAGGCATCCTTCCCGATCAAGATCCGCGTGAAAGCGGTGGCGTCTTCGCGCCATTTTTCGGCATCCAGGCCAACACCATGACCCTGGTTTCGCGACTGGCGCAAAAATCCGGCGCGGTGGTCATTTGCACCTATGCCGAACGCTTGTCATGGGGGCGCGGCTTTCGAATTCATGTCCGTGCGGTGGATGAATCCGTACACGCAAAAGATTTAACGATTTCGGTCAGCGCGGTTAACCAAGCCATGGAGGCTGCCGTGCGCCATATCCCTAAACAATACCAATGGGGTTATCAGCGTTTTCGGAGCAGGCCTGAGGGGGAAAAAGAAATTTATTAA
- the folB gene encoding dihydroneopterin aldolase, which translates to MDIIYLSGLKIETVIGVYDWERRVKQRVIIDLEMATDIRKAAATDALDDTLNYKAVAKRLIEFVGGSQFQLVETLAERIADLVLQEFNVPWLRLRLNKQGAVRGATDVGVIIERGTKP; encoded by the coding sequence ATGGACATTATCTATTTAAGCGGGCTAAAGATTGAAACCGTGATCGGGGTCTACGACTGGGAGCGGCGCGTCAAACAACGGGTGATCATCGATCTGGAAATGGCGACGGATATTCGCAAGGCGGCGGCCACGGATGCGCTCGACGATACCCTCAATTACAAGGCCGTTGCCAAACGGCTGATTGAATTTGTCGGCGGCAGTCAGTTTCAGCTGGTCGAAACACTGGCCGAACGTATTGCCGATTTGGTGCTGCAAGAATTTAATGTGCCATGGTTGCGCCTGCGGCTGAACAAACAGGGTGCGGTGCGCGGCGCCACTGACGTGGGTGTGATCATCGAGCGCGGCACGAAACCTTAA